CCTGCTGGGCGTGCTGTGCGTCTGCGTCGAATTCTGTTTTCTGTTTCCCCACTTGCTGGTGTCCAACGACGGCCGGGCCTTCTACGTGGAGCACCTGGGCGTGTTCCGGGGCATCCTCCAGGCCGCCATCGTCGCTACCTTCGCGCTGGGCGCACTCAGCGTGCTCACCTTGCGCTCCAAGGCGCATGGCGGCATCGCCATGCTGCTCGCGCTGGTGGCCATGCTGCTGGGCGGCAGCCAGGCGGAGCCACTCACCCACCAGCCGCGGGCCCTGAGCGCGGGCCTGGACTATTTCGCGCTGGAGCTCCTCGTGTTGGGGCTCCTGTTCATCCCCATGGAGCGGCTGTGGGGGCTCCACCCGCAGCGCATCTTCCGCGAGGGCTGGCAGACAGACCTCAAGCACTTCTTTGTCAGTCACGTGGGCGTACAGCTCATCTCCTTCTCGGTGATGATTCCGGTGCAGGTCTTCTTCTCCTGGGCGGTGCGCATGGACTTCCAGGCCCATGTGGCCGCGCAGCCCGTGTGGCTGCAATTCTTCGAAATCCTCCTGGTGGTGGACCTGGTGAGTTACTGGGTGCACCGCGCCTTCCACCAGGTGCCCTGGATGTGGAAGTTCCACGCCATCCACCACTCCAGTCAGCAGATGGACTGGCTGGCCAGCTCGCGCTCTCACCTGGTGGACGTGCTCGTCAACCGGTTCGCGGGGTTCATACCGGTGTTCCTGCTGGGCTTCAGCCCGGCCGCCATCTACGGCTACCTCGTTTTCGTGTCCTTCCACGCCGTCTACATCCACGCCAA
This region of Myxococcus xanthus genomic DNA includes:
- a CDS encoding sterol desaturase family protein is translated as MDLPLTPALRINLGKRAGVTGGLLGVLCVCVEFCFLFPHLLVSNDGRAFYVEHLGVFRGILQAAIVATFALGALSVLTLRSKAHGGIAMLLALVAMLLGGSQAEPLTHQPRALSAGLDYFALELLVLGLLFIPMERLWGLHPQRIFREGWQTDLKHFFVSHVGVQLISFSVMIPVQVFFSWAVRMDFQAHVAAQPVWLQFFEILLVVDLVSYWVHRAFHQVPWMWKFHAIHHSSQQMDWLASSRSHLVDVLVNRFAGFIPVFLLGFSPAAIYGYLVFVSFHAVYIHANVSHRWPYLRWVFATPEFHHWHHTSDEEGIDKNFAVFLSFIDVIFGTAHLPEHWPSRYGTTKFQPPETYLGQLAYPFQRHEETPYG